The DNA sequence ATCTCAAGGAGAAAGGGCGAATTCGTGAGCGTTCAAAACTTGGGGACTGGTCTTTTGCGCCTCGAGTTCAACATCCCTACAAGAGGGCTCATAGGTTATCGCACAGAATTTTTGACTGATACCAGAGGTCTTGGAATAATGTCGTCCCGCTTCATAGGTTATGATCTTTGGCGAGGAGAGATAACGGGGCGAAACCGTGGATCTATGGTGAGCATGGATACTGGTGAAGCTACAAGCTATCAACTTGACAGCCTGCAGCATAGAGGTACACTGTTTATATCTCCAATGGACGAAGTTTACGAGGGCATGGTAATAGGCGAGCATTCTCGCCCAAATGACCTGCCCTGCAATCCAACGAAGAAGAAGCATGTGACCAATCATCGCTCCGCATCTAAGGATACACCCATCATCCTTGATGTTCCTAGGAAACTGACGTTAGATGCCGCACTTGAATGGATAGCCGAAGACGAGTTGGTCGAGGTTACTCCTCTTTCCGTGAGGGTGAGAAAGAGCATCCTACGTCAGGATGAGCGCAAGAAAGCCGCTAAAAAAGTTCTAGCTAACTGTTAAATACCGTTGGATATGTTTGGATAAAGCCGGGCAGATAATTTGTTAGATGTTTGGAGGCTATGTGCGTATGAAGGGTAAAATCAGTGCTTCCCTTCTTGCCCAGTATGCTTATTGTCCAAGGTCGGCATGGTATCGTGCGCACGGTATTGTGCCAAAGGGCAATGGAAGCAGCAAGCTTTTAAAAAAGGGGAAGAGGGCGCATAAGTTTTTTGGAATTTTTGAAAGATTTTACGGCTTATGGAGCTTGATATGGAGGGCCGCTTTTCTCGCACTGGTTGGAGGAATAGCGCTTTGGGTGTATCAAAGATTGAAATGATACTTTTAATGTTGGTGCTCTGCGGCATTGGGGTTTATGTTTGGTGGATGAGGGAGATTCCGATGAGCATAGACTCAAAAGTATGGAGCGGCAAGCTGTTTACGGGCAGGCCAGATGCAGTGATAAAAAAAGGCCCCCGGATCATACCGGTTGAGTTTAAGAGCGCCAATCACGAAGAACCTATGGAAAGTCATAAAGTACAGCTTTTGTGTTACTGTTTCCTTTTGGAAGAAAATGGTTATAACGTACCTTATGGAATATTACGATATCGAGGAAAAAAGTTCAAAATACATTGGAATAGCAAAGCAAAGCGATATTTAATGAAGATAGCCGAAGAAGCGATCCAGAGCCTCTCCAAGAATGAGCCTCCACTTCCTCTAGCGGAAAACGATAATAGATGTTATAAATGTCCTTATCGCTTTATCTGTAAACAATAAGATGAGGGGGATGATTTAGTTGCGCATAGAACAGTTTGGCGTAGAGGAGTGGATGAATGCCTACGAGATGACGGCAAAGTACAACATTGCCGAGACGTGCGTGGAATCGCTCACAGTCGAGGAACTTCTGAGCTTATCGGGCAATATCGAAGGTTCTTTGGATGAGATATGTAGCATCAAGCTGACATATGGGGAGATTCCTGGGTCGGCTGAGTTGCGTAGATATATTGCCTCACTTTACGGACGCATGAATGAAGAACATATATTGGTAACTCAGGGAGGAATAGGCGCAAACTTTTTAGCGCAGTTTTCTTTGATAGAACCACAAGACAGCGTGATTTCCGTATACCCTACTTATCAACAGCTTTATAGCGTTCCCAAGGCATTTGGGGCGCAGGTTTACTTGTGGCAGTTAAGGCCGGAAAATGGATTTCTGCCCGATGTGGAAGAGCTTAAAGCTATAGCTAAGTCCGCAAAGAACCTCAAGATGATTTGCCTGAACAACCCCAATAACCCCACGGGTGCTTTGATGGATGAAAAGTTTATAAAAGAGGTTATAGAGATCGCCGATAGCTTTGGTGCCTACGTGCTCTGCGATGAGGTATATCGTGGTCTTGAACATGAAACAGGTAATATTACCCCTTCCATAGTTGACCTCTACGAAAGGGGCATAAGCACTGGAAGCATGTCTAAAGTCTTTTCGCTTGCCGGACTTAGGTTGGGATGGATAGCGGGACCTATTGAAGTCATAAGAGAATGCTTTCTTCATAGGGACTACACCACCATAAGTTGCGGACGTATCGATGATTATCTTGGCGTCGTTGCCCTTAAAAATCGAGATCGAATATTGGAAAGAAACCGAAAAATCATCCAAGAGAACTTGGCCATATTGACCTCGTGGATCGAAAAAGAGGATCACGTCAGCTGGGTTCCTCCAAAGGCGGGAACTACGGCTTTTCTAAACTTCGGCGAATATGACATTTCCTCAAGAGACTTTTGTAGAAGATTGTTGAATGAAACGGGAGCTTTTTTGGTCCCGGGAAGCGCCTTCGGTCCGGAGTTCGAAGGCTGGGCGAGGATTGGCTTTGCATGTGACTCTGAAGTTTTAAGGAAGGGGCTGGATTGTATATCCGCCTTTCTGAGAAAACTTGAAGGAGAATATTAAATGAGAAGCGATAAGATAAAAAAAGGCATCTCCAGGGCTCCCCATAGGTCATTGCTCATGGCCGATGGATATGAGAAATGGGAAATAGAGAGGCCATGGGTTGGCATAGCTAACGCTTATAATTCGATAATTCCAGGCCATATGCACCTTAGATCCTTGGTGGAGGCCGTTAAGGCGGGGATTTATGCTGCCGGGGGACTACCGCTTGAATTTCCCACCATAGGGGTATGCGACGGTCTGGCCATGAATCATGAAGGGATGAGGTATTCTCTTGCAAGCAGGGAACATATAATGGATTCCATCGAGATAATGGCTAAAGCACACGGATTTGATGCCCTTGTCCTGGTGCCTAATTGCGATAAGATTGTGCCCGGTATGGCAATGGCAGCAGCTCGGTTGAATATTCCTGCTATTATCCTAAGTGGAGGGCCCATGTTGGCCGGCAGAGATGTCGATAAAAACGTTGTAGATCTATCTTCGATGTTTGAGGCTGTTGGTAAGTGCGCTGCCGGGGTAATAACGGAAGATGAGCTTGGCAAATTGGAAAGTATTGCCTGTCCCACATGCGGGTCCTGTTCTGGAATGTTTACGGCAAACACGATGAACTGCATGATGGAAGCCTTAGGGTTGGCGCTTCCAGGCAATGGAACTATTCCGGCAGTCTTTTCCGAGAGAATTCGCTTAGCCAAAGCGACAGGTCGGGCAATTATGCAGCTTCTCGATAAAGGAATAACTCCACGTACTATATTGACTAAGGTGGCCTTCATCAATGCTATTGCAGTAGACATGGCCCTTGGCGGTTCGACGAATACTGCCCTGCATCTTCCAGCCATCGCGTGGGCAGCCGGTTTAGACCTTCCCCTTTCGCTTTTTGACCAAATGAGTCGACGGTGCCCCCATATATGCAGCATGAGCCCTGGCGGTCGTTATCATATCGAAGACCTTTTCTTTGCAGGAGGAGTGCAGGGCGTCATGAGCAGATTGCTTGAGGCTGGGTTAATTGACGGAGATTTGATCACCGTGACTGGCAAAACAGTGGCTGAAAACCTGGCGGAAGTTAGGGTTTTAGATGATGAAGTAATACGACCCGTTGACAGGCCCTATCATGCAGAAGGGGGCTTGGCAGTTCTTTACGGACGGCTTGCTCCGGACGGGGCTGTCGTAAAACAGTCTGCTGTATCCCCGGAGATGATGATACACACTGGCCCTGCTAGGATCTTTGACTCTGAAGAGGAAGCTACTGAAGCCATTTTTTCCGGCAAGATCAAGGCGGGCGATGTGGTTATCATAAGATACGAAGGTCCCAAGGGAGGGCCTGGTATGCGCGAGATGCTTGGTCCGACCTCAGCCTTGGCAGGAATGGGACTCGATAAATGCGTCGCTTTGATAACGGATGGCAGGTTCAGTGGAGCGACCAGGGGAGCGTCCATAGGCCATGTCTCGCCCGAGGCTGCTGAGGGTGGGCCCATAGGATTGCTCAAGGATGGTGATCTGATCGTAATAGACATTCCAGCCCGTAAGCTTGATGTCGAGGTTAGTGACGAAGAGCTTTCATTGAGAAGGAAGCAGTGGAAGCCGATCTTGCGGAAGCTCGATAGCCCGTTTCTGGAAAGATATCGGGCATTTGTGACTTCCGGAGCAAAAGGAGCAGTCTTGGAGGTGAAATGAAGTGGATATCAATGAAGATCCACGGTATAAGTTAGCCAACAAGGAAGCTTTTTACTCTCTGCTGCTGACGCTGTTGTACTTTTTTTGGTGGTACGGTTTTGCCTATGGGTTGGGTTCAAAGCCCGTAACAAGTTACTCATTTATTATGGGATTTCCAAGTTGGTTTTTCTGGAGTTGTATCATGGGGTTTGTGGTGTTTTCTTTCGCCTCCTGGGCCATGGTGAAGTTTTTCTTTAAGGACATACCGTTGGATAGCGATGGAAAAGGCACAGTCCCGGAAGGTGAAGAAGGATGAACTTCCAGGTAGCAATCCCCATAGTTCTATATCTTGCTATAGTATTTTATATTGGTTACTTGGCCAACAGAAGCATTGCAAAGACAAAGGCATCCTTTTTGAACGAATACTTCATAGGCAATCGCTCCATGGGTGGGTTTGTATTGGCCATGACGTTGGTTGCCACTTATGTCAGCGCAAGCAGCTTCATTGGCGGGCCTGGCATGGCTTACAAGGTTGGCTTGGGCTGGGTCTTGCTTGCAATGGTACAGGTACCTACTGCTTATCTTACATTGGGTTTTTTGGGCAAGAAGTTTGCCATAGTAGCTCGAAAGATTAATGCCATTACCATTAACGATTTTTTGAGGGTCAGGTATGAAAATGCTGCAGTCGTGGTGATAGCTTCGGTTAGCCTGCTAATATTTTTTACCGCTGCTATAGTGGCCCAATTTATAGGAGGCGCAAGGCTTTTTGAGGCAATAGGTGTTCCGTATAAGGTCGGCCTCTTTATTTTTGCCTTAACAGTCGTATTTTATACCGCCATTGGCGGATTTAGGGCTGTCGTATTGACCGATGCATTTCAAGGGATAGTGATGGTATGCGGAACCTTTGCCTTGCTCTTTGGGATAATAAGGGCCGGAGGAGGCATGGAGGCCATTAGCGCGAGGATAATGGCACAAGATCCTGCATTGCTTACCCCCTTTGGAGCGGGGGGTTTTGTGACAAAACCCTTCATATTGTCCTTCTGGATATTGGTATGTCTTGGGGTAATAGGGCTACCCCATACGGCGGTGCGATGTATGGGGTATAAGGATTCGAGATCTATGCATAGGGCCATTGTAATAGGTACGTTCGTGACCGGCTTTTTGATGTTGGGCATGCATCTGGCCGGCGCTCTCGGCAGGGGGGCCTTGCCGGGCATTGAGGTTGTAGATTCCGTCATTCCGACGCTGACGATTAAAATTTTGCCTCCAATCTTTGCAGGCATATTTTTGGCCGGACCCATGGTCTCGATCATGTCTACTGTAGATTCTCAACTGCTGTTGGCGTCAGCGGCAATTATCAACGACTTATATGTGGGATATATCAACCCCGATGCAGCGCATAACGACTCTAAGGTTAGGCGCATTAGTTTTATAGTCACTGCCTTAATAGGGGTCATCGTATTTCTGGTTGCATTAAATCCGCCCAGTTTGATAGTATGGATAAACCTTTTTGCCTTCGGTGGTCTCGAGGCTGTCTTTTTCTGGCCCATAGTGATGGGTCTATATTGGAAACGTGCCACCGCTTCCGGCGCATTGGCTTCAATGATAGTCGGGGTTGTCTTTTTTATATTGCTCAGCCAATATTCTTCAATACTTCATGGTGTACACCCAATTGTTCCCACCTTTGTTGTGACTTTCGTAGCCTTTGTGATTGGGAGTTACATGTCTCGTCCGTCTGTCGATGCCGTGAAGAAGGTGTGGGAGTAAGTAGATCGATTTGACATTTAAGAGGCTGCTTAGTATTATTAGTTTTAGCAGTGCGTCATCGTAATTTGAGATGTAAAAATTAAATGCCTCCGAATCAATGTATCTAAGGGCATATTGCCTATGAGCATTGATCGATAGGGTCTTTTTGGAAACGAAAAGGCCTCCCGTCTGGAAAGGAGGAAGAGCTTTAAAACCTCTTTCCTAACGGGAAGGGGTTTTATTTATGAGGATTTACCAAAAATCTACTATACCAGGCTAAGGAGGGATTTGCATGAAGACGTTCGTCAAAAGGATATTGCCAATTTTTATCATATCCTTGCTGTGCCTATCTTTCGTTCAGGGTATAGCTCGCGCAGATGAACAGGTGCTTTTAATGGCCACCACCACGAGCACTGATGATACGGGGTTGCTCGATTACCTGGCACCGCTTTTCAAGGCCGATACCGGCATAACCCTTCAGTGGACTGCAACCGGTACGGGTAAGGCTTTGAAATTGGGCGAGAATTGCGACGTAGATGTCTTGCTGGTTCACGATCCAGATTCTGAAAAGAAGTTTGTGGAGGCGGGATTTGGCATCGACAGAACTCAGGTGATGTATAACGACTTCATCATCATCGGTCCCAAAGAGGATCCAGCTGGAATAAAGGGATTAACATCGACCGAGGCATTCAAAAAGATTGCCGAGAAAAAGGCCGTTTTCGTCAGTAGGGCAGACGAGTCCGGCACTCACATGAAAGAAAAGTTCATTTGGAAGACGGCGGGATTACCTGTTCCCGATAAGGAAGAATGGTATGTACAAACGGGTCAGGGCATGTTGGTAACCATCAATGTCGCTGCCGAAAAGAAGGGTTATACCCTCACCGATAGAGGAACCTATATAAAATACGAAGCCGATCATCAGGGCAATCCGCCTTTAGTGATCCTTTGCGAGGGCGATAAATATCTGATAAACCAATACAGCGTAATAGCCGTTAACCCGGAGCATTGCCCGAAAGTCAAATATGATTTGGCAAAGAAGTTTATAGAGTGGATGGCAGGTCCAGAAGGGCAAAAAGCAATAGCAGACTTCAGGCTCATGGGAAAGCAGCTGTTTTTCCCAAATGCTGACGCCACATCCAAATAAGACATCCTACGCATTTTAAGTTGATAATAGAATGCTCCAATCCCCCAATGAGGCCGTTGCATCCCCCTGCGACGGCCTGTCTTTATATTATATATCATACTTGCATTATTATTTATTGCTTGATAAGGTACGTTTAAGGGGGTCGAACTTTGTGGATTATATATTCGACGGGATAAGAGAGGCTTTTGTTTTGTTATTTAGCGGAAACGAGGAAGTCTATTCCGCCGTTTACGCTACGCTCAAAGCGTCTTCGTTGGCCATATTGATTGCTTTGTTGATCGGTTTTCCGCTCGGCTTCTTTTTAGGATACTCCGATTTCCCCGGGAAGCGGTTCATAAGATCGGTTGCAGATACATTGCTTGCTCTTCCAACGGTTCTGGTTGGGTTATGGGTATACGCTTTCATCTCGAGCCGGGGTCCGCTTGGCAATTTGAATTTACTTTTTACCATCAAGGGTGTCATCGTTGGCGAAGTTGTCCTTGCACTTCCTATCATAATTGCCTTATCGGCTCAGGCAGTGGAAGAATTAGATCTGTCAGTAAGGGATACACTTCTTACTTTGGGGGCTACAGGAAAAAGATTAGTATTGGATATGTTATGGGAAGCTCGCTATGGAATCTTGATGGCGGCAGTAACGGCATACGGTCGCATCATATCCGAAGTTGGTTCCGCTTCTATGCTTGGCGGAAACATCAAATGGAGAACAAGGACCATTACGACAGCCATGGCATTTGAGACCAATAAAGGACAATTTGCCATGGGTATAGCCTTAGGCTTAATACTTCTTCTAATAGCCTTTTTAGTCAATGGTACCCTGGCCTTTGCTAAAAGAAGACGACAATCGCGGTGAGCTATGATGCTTTACAGATTAACTGGGATCAAACGCTACTATAACGAAAGATGTGCCCTTTCCATAGACCATCTGGTGATAGAGGAGGGCAAGATATATGGCTTAGTTGGCCCCAATGGCAGCGGGAAGACAACATTACTGAGGATTTTAGCCTTCTTGGATGAGCCTGATGCTGGAAACATTTATTATAACGGATCTTTAGTATCGCCTCAGCTTGTGCCCTCTTTGCGCCGAGAGGTGACCATGCTTTTGCAAAACACACGGCTATTAACCCGCAGGGTGAAGGATAACGTAGCATTTGGTTTAAAGATGAGGCATATGGATTTGAACACAATAAAACATCGTGTTAAAGAGGCCTTGGAAATGGTGGGCTTACCCGTAAAGGATTTTGCCAATAGGCAATGGTATGAGCTTTCAGGAGGAGAAGCACAGAGGGTTGCATTGGCTGCTAGATTGGCACTGAGACCGAAGGTCCTACTTTTGGATGAACCAACGGCCAACGTAGATACTGTCTCTGAGACCCTCATAAATGAGGCTGTGGTAAGGGCAAAGGAAGAGTGGAAGACTACTATAATAATGGTCAGCCACGATTTGTTGTGGCTTTACAACTCAGCCGACGAAACCATTTCTCTGTGGGGAGGCCGCGTCGCAAGCCATGGCCCAGAAAACGTCATCCTCGGACCATGGGAAAAGGTTGGCGACGGTCTTTACTGCAAGAAGCTAAAGGATGGACAGAAAATTTATGTCTCAGGCATTCCATCTTCTTCAAATGCCGTGACTGTAAGCCCCGGTGACATATCCCTGCTGAGCAATGCCATCAACGATGATGGAGGGTCAGCATGCAATTTACTTCGCGGCCTCGTAACGCAGATGGTTTATTCTAACGACGGGCTACTTAGGGTTTCCATTGCCCTTGGCGAATTAAATTTGGTGTCTTTGGTCGACAAAGACTATATCAAAAGTCTCGATATATATCCAGGGATGGAGGTATATGCCTCATTTAAGCCTTCGGCAGCTCAGTGGCTATAATTTAAGCTGTAAATGTATAACCATCATAGAAATCATACATTTCCAGTTTTGGGGGTTAAGGGTTGCAAAAGACGAGCTTTACGGTTCACATTAAGGATAATGGCAGTTTGACGTCAGAAAGGCCCTTAAAGGGGCAAGAAGTTCTCTTGGCCTGCGGGAAAGATGGCGAATCCAATATAGTTGCCTGGAGGGTAAATAATTATTTGCGGTCCCTAGACTGGACGGTAGATGATGATTGTTTTGTGGAGTTTGTCGATACCTCCAGCTTTGAAGGGATGGAGGTATACAGAAGAAGCCTCAGCTTTTTGTTGGTGCTTGCCTCTAAAAGGGCCTTGTCCGAGGACGTCTTTATAAGGCATTCCATAAGCGACGGATATTACTGTGAGCTTGAATCGGGATCAGTTTCTGAAGACAAGGTCTGGGCGATCAAAGAAGAACTCAAGAGATTAGTAGCTTCGGATATTCCACTGAAGCGAGAAATTATCTCCGGTGATAAGGCGATAAGGATATTTACCCGCCAGGGCAATGTGGATAAGGCTAACTTATTTCGATGGGCAGCAGTAGATCCCATAGAGGTCTATAGATGTAACGATATGTACGGCTATTTTTACGCTCCCCTGGCCCCATCTACCGGTTACATGAAAGTGTTTGATCTGGTGCCATATGAGCAGGGGATGGTCCTGCGTTTCCCGACTGTGGCCTATCCTCAGGGGCTTCCGCCTTTTATGCCCTCGAAACGTTTGTCCGAAGTATTTACGCAATATGCCAAATGGCTCGACATCTTGGGCGTGAGCACCATGGAAAGCCTTCACGGCTTGGTGTCGCGGGGAGAATCCAACGATGTGATTCAGATATCTGAGGCATTGCACTCTCAATGGCTGTCTCATTTAGCGGAAATGATTGCGACCAATGACGACATCAGGCTTATTTGCATAGCCGGACCTTCAGCATCCGGCAAGACGACGACGGCCCAGAGGTTGCGCATACAAATTCAGGTCTTCGGCAAGCGAGCTTTTATGATCTCCTTAGATGACTATTTTGTAGAGAGGGAAAGAACCCCTAGGGACGAAAAGGGAAATTACGATTTTGAAGCTCTGGAAGCTTTAGATCTGGATCTTATTAACGATAACCTAATAAAGCTGATCGAGGGTTTTGAGGTCGAACTGCCCCGTTTTAACTTCTTCACCGGCAGCAGGGAAAGGGGGCGCACGGTGCGTTTGGGCAAAGATACCATCATAATAGTGGAGGGCATACACGGCCTGAATGAATCCATAAGCCAAAGCGTTCCGGAGGCTCAGAAGTGGCGTTTGTATGTGTCCCCCTTGACGGGCATCAACTTGGATCGACACAATAGGACCAGCACCACGGATAATAGATTAATACGACGTCTGGTTCGAGATCATCGCACTCGAGGAAAAAGCCCTGAGGATACCTTGCTTCAGTGGCCTTCAGTGATCAGGGGAGCGCAAAGGCATATTTTCCCCTACCAGGAAAGGGCTCATGTGATGTTTAATTCAGCGACGGTTTACGAATTGGCTGTCCTTAAGGGATATGCAGAGCCGTTGCTTAGAAACATCCATGAAGATTCTCCAATGTTTGGCGAGGCCCAACGACTATTGACCTTTTTGCACTATGTGCCATTTATGCCGGCAGATGAGGTACCAAATAATTCGATAATTCGTGAGTTTATAGGCGGAAGCTGTTTTGAGTCTGTCTAAAAACGGCAAGGGGATATCCGAGCGAAATGAAAAGGTTTAAGCTTAATATGAAATTAAATTTGGGGCGTTTATCCTTTGTGCTGGTATCAGTGATCTTAGTGTTTTCGGTATTTTACACTGGTTCTGCCTATGGTAGCTTCAGGCTCGATGAAGAAAGGCTGCTTCAGATTGCAAGAAGGTACTTCAGCACCCAACTGCACTTACATTCCGATGATCTGGTCACTGTTAAGCTTGCGAGGGATATAAAAGCCGATAAGCTTAAGAAGATATCATGGGTATGTGTCAAAGAAGATCATGTGTTGATAGCTGTTTCCGAGATTGATAAAGAGGTCTACGGAGGATGGTCAGTGGCAACTGGAAGAAGTCCGGGCCAGAAAACTAAAGTTGGAGATATGCGTACACCTGAGGGCATATTTCATATAAAGTCCATTGA is a window from the Acetomicrobium flavidum genome containing:
- a CDS encoding substrate-binding domain-containing protein, whose protein sequence is MKTFVKRILPIFIISLLCLSFVQGIARADEQVLLMATTTSTDDTGLLDYLAPLFKADTGITLQWTATGTGKALKLGENCDVDVLLVHDPDSEKKFVEAGFGIDRTQVMYNDFIIIGPKEDPAGIKGLTSTEAFKKIAEKKAVFVSRADESGTHMKEKFIWKTAGLPVPDKEEWYVQTGQGMLVTINVAAEKKGYTLTDRGTYIKYEADHQGNPPLVILCEGDKYLINQYSVIAVNPEHCPKVKYDLAKKFIEWMAGPEGQKAIADFRLMGKQLFFPNADATSK
- a CDS encoding nucleoside kinase, with the protein product MQKTSFTVHIKDNGSLTSERPLKGQEVLLACGKDGESNIVAWRVNNYLRSLDWTVDDDCFVEFVDTSSFEGMEVYRRSLSFLLVLASKRALSEDVFIRHSISDGYYCELESGSVSEDKVWAIKEELKRLVASDIPLKREIISGDKAIRIFTRQGNVDKANLFRWAAVDPIEVYRCNDMYGYFYAPLAPSTGYMKVFDLVPYEQGMVLRFPTVAYPQGLPPFMPSKRLSEVFTQYAKWLDILGVSTMESLHGLVSRGESNDVIQISEALHSQWLSHLAEMIATNDDIRLICIAGPSASGKTTTAQRLRIQIQVFGKRAFMISLDDYFVERERTPRDEKGNYDFEALEALDLDLINDNLIKLIEGFEVELPRFNFFTGSRERGRTVRLGKDTIIIVEGIHGLNESISQSVPEAQKWRLYVSPLTGINLDRHNRTSTTDNRLIRRLVRDHRTRGKSPEDTLLQWPSVIRGAQRHIFPYQERAHVMFNSATVYELAVLKGYAEPLLRNIHEDSPMFGEAQRLLTFLHYVPFMPADEVPNNSIIREFIGGSCFESV
- a CDS encoding ABC transporter permease, coding for MDYIFDGIREAFVLLFSGNEEVYSAVYATLKASSLAILIALLIGFPLGFFLGYSDFPGKRFIRSVADTLLALPTVLVGLWVYAFISSRGPLGNLNLLFTIKGVIVGEVVLALPIIIALSAQAVEELDLSVRDTLLTLGATGKRLVLDMLWEARYGILMAAVTAYGRIISEVGSASMLGGNIKWRTRTITTAMAFETNKGQFAMGIALGLILLLIAFLVNGTLAFAKRRRQSR
- a CDS encoding PD-(D/E)XK nuclease family protein, yielding MKGKISASLLAQYAYCPRSAWYRAHGIVPKGNGSSKLLKKGKRAHKFFGIFERFYGLWSLIWRAAFLALVGGIALWVYQRLK
- a CDS encoding L,D-transpeptidase, encoding MKRFKLNMKLNLGRLSFVLVSVILVFSVFYTGSAYGSFRLDEERLLQIARRYFSTQLHLHSDDLVTVKLARDIKADKLKKISWVCVKEDHVLIAVSEIDKEVYGGWSVATGRSPGQKTKVGDMRTPEGIFHIKSIEDASNWGFYEDKATKQLIGYGPYFVRLETNRWKGIGIHGTDENHLHEIGTNASHGCIRMANDDLLEVVRMAKIGQKVVILPSL
- the ilvD gene encoding dihydroxy-acid dehydratase, with the translated sequence MRSDKIKKGISRAPHRSLLMADGYEKWEIERPWVGIANAYNSIIPGHMHLRSLVEAVKAGIYAAGGLPLEFPTIGVCDGLAMNHEGMRYSLASREHIMDSIEIMAKAHGFDALVLVPNCDKIVPGMAMAAARLNIPAIILSGGPMLAGRDVDKNVVDLSSMFEAVGKCAAGVITEDELGKLESIACPTCGSCSGMFTANTMNCMMEALGLALPGNGTIPAVFSERIRLAKATGRAIMQLLDKGITPRTILTKVAFINAIAVDMALGGSTNTALHLPAIAWAAGLDLPLSLFDQMSRRCPHICSMSPGGRYHIEDLFFAGGVQGVMSRLLEAGLIDGDLITVTGKTVAENLAEVRVLDDEVIRPVDRPYHAEGGLAVLYGRLAPDGAVVKQSAVSPEMMIHTGPARIFDSEEEATEAIFSGKIKAGDVVIIRYEGPKGGPGMREMLGPTSALAGMGLDKCVALITDGRFSGATRGASIGHVSPEAAEGGPIGLLKDGDLIVIDIPARKLDVEVSDEELSLRRKQWKPILRKLDSPFLERYRAFVTSGAKGAVLEVK
- a CDS encoding aminotransferase, with protein sequence MRIEQFGVEEWMNAYEMTAKYNIAETCVESLTVEELLSLSGNIEGSLDEICSIKLTYGEIPGSAELRRYIASLYGRMNEEHILVTQGGIGANFLAQFSLIEPQDSVISVYPTYQQLYSVPKAFGAQVYLWQLRPENGFLPDVEELKAIAKSAKNLKMICLNNPNNPTGALMDEKFIKEVIEIADSFGAYVLCDEVYRGLEHETGNITPSIVDLYERGISTGSMSKVFSLAGLRLGWIAGPIEVIRECFLHRDYTTISCGRIDDYLGVVALKNRDRILERNRKIIQENLAILTSWIEKEDHVSWVPPKAGTTAFLNFGEYDISSRDFCRRLLNETGAFLVPGSAFGPEFEGWARIGFACDSEVLRKGLDCISAFLRKLEGEY
- a CDS encoding CRISPR-associated protein Cas4, coding for MGVSKIEMILLMLVLCGIGVYVWWMREIPMSIDSKVWSGKLFTGRPDAVIKKGPRIIPVEFKSANHEEPMESHKVQLLCYCFLLEENGYNVPYGILRYRGKKFKIHWNSKAKRYLMKIAEEAIQSLSKNEPPLPLAENDNRCYKCPYRFICKQ
- a CDS encoding ATP-binding cassette domain-containing protein, with translation MLYRLTGIKRYYNERCALSIDHLVIEEGKIYGLVGPNGSGKTTLLRILAFLDEPDAGNIYYNGSLVSPQLVPSLRREVTMLLQNTRLLTRRVKDNVAFGLKMRHMDLNTIKHRVKEALEMVGLPVKDFANRQWYELSGGEAQRVALAARLALRPKVLLLDEPTANVDTVSETLINEAVVRAKEEWKTTIIMVSHDLLWLYNSADETISLWGGRVASHGPENVILGPWEKVGDGLYCKKLKDGQKIYVSGIPSSSNAVTVSPGDISLLSNAINDDGGSACNLLRGLVTQMVYSNDGLLRVSIALGELNLVSLVDKDYIKSLDIYPGMEVYASFKPSAAQWL
- the panF gene encoding sodium/pantothenate symporter, whose amino-acid sequence is MNFQVAIPIVLYLAIVFYIGYLANRSIAKTKASFLNEYFIGNRSMGGFVLAMTLVATYVSASSFIGGPGMAYKVGLGWVLLAMVQVPTAYLTLGFLGKKFAIVARKINAITINDFLRVRYENAAVVVIASVSLLIFFTAAIVAQFIGGARLFEAIGVPYKVGLFIFALTVVFYTAIGGFRAVVLTDAFQGIVMVCGTFALLFGIIRAGGGMEAISARIMAQDPALLTPFGAGGFVTKPFILSFWILVCLGVIGLPHTAVRCMGYKDSRSMHRAIVIGTFVTGFLMLGMHLAGALGRGALPGIEVVDSVIPTLTIKILPPIFAGIFLAGPMVSIMSTVDSQLLLASAAIINDLYVGYINPDAAHNDSKVRRISFIVTALIGVIVFLVALNPPSLIVWINLFAFGGLEAVFFWPIVMGLYWKRATASGALASMIVGVVFFILLSQYSSILHGVHPIVPTFVVTFVAFVIGSYMSRPSVDAVKKVWE
- a CDS encoding YhdT family protein, with the protein product MDINEDPRYKLANKEAFYSLLLTLLYFFWWYGFAYGLGSKPVTSYSFIMGFPSWFFWSCIMGFVVFSFASWAMVKFFFKDIPLDSDGKGTVPEGEEG